In Magnetococcales bacterium, the DNA window CCACCTGGAACTGCTCCGTCGCCATCAAATACTCACTGAACAGGTTGACCTTGCCCACCTGAACATTCATGTGCGCACCCGCCGCGCCAATGTTGCTCTGAATGGTCGCGCTACGCCCGGAAACGGAGGTCCATACCGTGCCGGCATCCTCCAGACCCTGCATCAACCCCGCCCCCACATCCAGCTTGTAATCTCCCTTCTCCAACTGGTAGCCCAAGGCAATACCACCCTGACGAATCACATCGTTGCCCACGGTGCGATTGGCATCCCCGTTGAAGGCATAAACCGATCCGTAGAAACCGGACGCATTGAAACCAAGCTGCAGCGCCGTCTCCTTGGTCTCCGCCAAAGTCAGGGTCAGAGGATCGGAAATCATGTTGGTGGAGAAGGTCCCGAAAGGAACCGCCATCAGACCCGCCGTCACATAGACCGGACCCTTCGCGGCATCACCAACCGTGACAGTGGCCTTGTCTACATCCACCAGCTCCGTCGCATCCTCTTCATGCAACAACACCACGTTCAGGCTGACCAGTTCGTTGATCGCCGCATCCAGATTGAGCTGAACCTGGGAAACCGTGATGTCCGAAGTACGGGTGCGGTTAAAATTCTCCGTGCCCGCCGCCTGAACCTTCACTTCCCCACCCAGCTTGACCTTGTCGGTCCAGGAAGAGGCCGGCTTGCTCTCCGGAGCCGCCACCTGCACCTTCTCCTCCACCTTGCGGGCCAGATTGTCCGTGGCCACCTGACTCTCCTCACGAGTCGACTGAATCGTCTGACGCGCCTCGGACAACTGACTCTTGAGCTGGTCAAGCTCCTTCTGCTGCTTCTGCAACATCTGCCACATCTCTTCGCGGGAAGGCAGCCCCTCCTTCTTGGCCTCTTTGCCGTCCGCCCAGGCCAGGCCGCTGCCCATACCCAGGCTCGCCGCCAAACCCAATACGCTGACCCACTTCATGTTCTGCTTCATGCCCCTCTCCCCTCTGGTAAGCCCTGCCCAATCCGCTAAGTGCGAAACAGTATCATTTGCAATAAAACACCGCAAACCCTTTTCCGAGGTTCGTCACCGACGACGCCTCGCTCTGGCTAGTGTAGCAATGTATGGACCATTTGTCATATTTATTCCATAACCCCTGCTTCGGTGATGGTTCAGCCCGAAGTAACTATTCAGGCCCCTGCACAGCGCGGCATGATCGTGTCAACGGCGAAAGGAAAAGTCCCAGGGGTGCCCC includes these proteins:
- a CDS encoding LbtU family siderophore porin encodes the protein MKQNMKWVSVLGLAASLGMGSGLAWADGKEAKKEGLPSREEMWQMLQKQQKELDQLKSQLSEARQTIQSTREESQVATDNLARKVEEKVQVAAPESKPASSWTDKVKLGGEVKVQAAGTENFNRTRTSDITVSQVQLNLDAAINELVSLNVVLLHEEDATELVDVDKATVTVGDAAKGPVYVTAGLMAVPFGTFSTNMISDPLTLTLAETKETALQLGFNASGFYGSVYAFNGDANRTVGNDVIRQGGIALGYQLEKGDYKLDVGAGLMQGLEDAGTVWTSVSGRSATIQSNIGAAGAHMNVQVGKVNLFSEYLMATEQFQVGEMAFNGRGAKPRVWSTELGYTFDLMGKETVASVGYQGTREALDLALPKNRLLAGLSVGILENTKLGFEWHHDTDYNTGTTASGATTGTGRETDAGLMEVKVGF